One Turneriella parva DSM 21527 genomic region harbors:
- a CDS encoding sensor domain-containing diguanylate cyclase produces the protein MPLLVVWVACPVQEHSALTQPDTFIEHYERKIHSQKQLIELSKALNSNLDLRSLIDSILNISIAQSRCLQAGIYLVPEIDHHGLVLDENFVGFEVADPSAFAIPYKSDIVKLLSEYPTLLTLSEIKNIAAATEHSSLAQVSYTAAITQFSKLNAELLLVPLKAKGRINGILVMGPKSDGETYLAEEKAFLSDLASLAAIAVENARLYELATVDMMTKLKIHHFFQTRLREEIENSRDTGEPVCLLLTDIDHFKKFNDTYGHQIGDLVLKEVAKVLINTAKGKDVAARYGGEEFALIAPARNIESARAIAEKYREKIEKLSVKNPSNKGEKTLKVTVSVGVAMFNPETDSENKHLIERADQALYAAKHGGRNRVEVKA, from the coding sequence GTGCCGTTACTGGTTGTTTGGGTTGCGTGTCCGGTGCAGGAACATTCGGCACTCACACAGCCCGATACATTTATCGAGCATTATGAGCGCAAGATTCATAGCCAGAAGCAGCTGATTGAGCTTTCTAAGGCACTCAACTCAAACCTCGACCTGCGTTCGCTGATCGATTCGATTCTGAATATCAGCATCGCCCAAAGCCGCTGCCTGCAGGCCGGCATTTACCTCGTACCCGAGATCGATCACCATGGGCTGGTGCTCGATGAAAACTTTGTCGGCTTTGAAGTCGCCGACCCATCGGCGTTTGCCATACCCTACAAGAGTGACATCGTCAAACTGCTGTCTGAATACCCGACGCTGCTCACGCTCTCTGAGATCAAGAATATCGCCGCCGCCACAGAGCATTCGAGCCTTGCGCAGGTGAGCTACACGGCCGCCATTACGCAGTTTTCAAAGCTGAACGCCGAGCTGCTGCTGGTGCCTCTGAAAGCAAAAGGCCGAATCAACGGTATTCTCGTCATGGGTCCAAAGTCTGACGGCGAAACCTACCTTGCTGAAGAAAAAGCTTTCTTGTCTGATTTAGCGTCGCTGGCGGCGATTGCGGTCGAAAATGCGCGACTCTACGAACTGGCAACGGTCGACATGATGACGAAGCTCAAGATTCACCATTTTTTTCAAACTCGCCTGCGCGAAGAAATTGAAAACTCGCGCGATACCGGTGAGCCGGTGTGCCTGCTGCTGACCGACATCGACCATTTCAAGAAGTTCAACGACACGTATGGCCACCAGATCGGCGACCTGGTTTTGAAGGAGGTCGCGAAAGTTCTCATTAACACCGCCAAAGGCAAAGATGTCGCGGCGCGCTACGGCGGCGAAGAGTTTGCACTGATTGCTCCGGCAAGAAACATAGAATCTGCGCGTGCCATTGCAGAAAAATACCGCGAGAAGATTGAGAAGCTGTCGGTGAAAAACCCTTCGAACAAAGGTGAAAAGACCCTCAAAGTGACAGTGTCAGTCGGTGTGGCGATGTTCAACCCCGAAACCGACAGCGAAAACAAGCATCTGATCGAGCGTGCAGACCAGGCGCTCTACGCAGCGAAGCATGGCGGTCGAAACCGGGTAGAAGTGAAAGCCTAG
- a CDS encoding GGDEF domain-containing protein, with amino-acid sequence MRAKRTTDVLLALALWVAISAIDNQVTYEIGLSIFYLIPISFAVYRLGFAAGLTVSVLSSLSWYFNDLGTGHTYSNPLMPLWNALMRYGYFVLHSYFLSRYSLLLKKSQQQAYTDSLTNARNSRYLIEQIRRDHDHAAAQNKPLTLAYIDLDNFKAVNDTKGHAEGDLVLQTLANCTMALMGEKDTFGRMGGDEFVLILPGYTFDEANTLLTRLRSAVHAEFAAHNWPVSLSVGAITYTELGRLADRLLQDVDSLMYAVKKSGKDALRHEPRP; translated from the coding sequence ATGAGAGCGAAGAGAACCACAGATGTTCTGCTGGCCCTGGCACTCTGGGTCGCCATCAGCGCGATCGATAATCAGGTAACGTATGAAATTGGCCTTTCGATTTTTTATTTGATTCCCATTTCGTTTGCCGTTTATCGCCTCGGGTTCGCGGCCGGCTTAACTGTATCTGTTTTGAGCAGTCTTTCATGGTACTTCAATGATCTGGGTACCGGGCACACCTATTCAAACCCGCTGATGCCGCTTTGGAACGCCTTGATGCGTTACGGTTATTTCGTTCTGCATTCATACTTTTTATCGCGCTACAGTCTGCTTCTTAAAAAATCGCAGCAGCAGGCTTATACCGATAGTCTCACGAATGCAAGAAATTCGCGTTATCTGATCGAACAGATACGCCGCGACCACGACCATGCGGCTGCCCAAAATAAACCGCTGACACTCGCGTATATCGATCTCGATAATTTCAAGGCTGTGAACGACACGAAAGGCCATGCCGAAGGTGACCTGGTTCTGCAGACTCTCGCGAATTGTACCATGGCGCTTATGGGCGAGAAAGATACTTTCGGCCGCATGGGCGGCGACGAATTTGTGCTCATTTTGCCCGGCTACACTTTTGATGAGGCGAATACTCTGCTGACCAGATTAAGATCTGCAGTTCACGCAGAATTCGCAGCACACAACTGGCCGGTTTCACTCAGCGTAGGAGCAATTACATATACAGAACTCGGCCGCCTCGCCGATCGGCTGCTGCAAGATGTGGATAGCCTCATGTACGCGGTCAAAAAATCGGGCAAAGACGCTCTGCGCCACGAACCAAGACCTTAA
- a CDS encoding FAS1-like dehydratase domain-containing protein — protein MAELSKDIVGRKMEPFTFTVERGKVKEFLQAIGETNAIYHDVNAAKAAGYTDTPVPLTFQTAFTFWGYGDKFWSDLDSFGIDTKRLLHMKEEYTYLEPIYPGTTVSCQVEVIDVKVGKMNMVTFKNTYSDGKGKVFIEAEMAIVIRPEGM, from the coding sequence ATGGCTGAACTCAGCAAAGACATCGTTGGCCGCAAGATGGAGCCCTTCACATTTACCGTTGAACGCGGTAAGGTGAAAGAGTTTCTGCAGGCGATCGGCGAAACCAACGCAATTTATCACGACGTGAACGCGGCGAAAGCTGCTGGTTACACTGACACTCCGGTGCCACTCACCTTTCAGACGGCCTTCACCTTTTGGGGCTATGGCGACAAATTCTGGAGCGATCTTGACTCGTTCGGCATCGACACAAAGCGCCTTCTGCACATGAAAGAAGAGTACACCTACCTTGAGCCTATTTATCCGGGTACAACGGTCAGCTGCCAGGTTGAAGTGATCGACGTGAAGGTCGGTAAAATGAACATGGTGACCTTCAAGAACACGTACAGCGACGGCAAAGGCAAAGTTTTCATCGAAGCCGAGATGGCGATTGTGATCCGCCCGGAGGGTATGTAA
- a CDS encoding MaoC/PaaZ C-terminal domain-containing protein, which yields MTKIQFSAWTEGQDIPELRVGPIKQMDLVRYAGASGDFNPIHNDVEFAKSAGLPGTIAHGMYIMALMGRQVTNWAPPTQVKFFGVKFKGMSLPGETMVFTGKIKKKKEENGEKLLMVSLSAANDKGEVKVSGDLTVKAE from the coding sequence ATGACTAAAATCCAATTCTCAGCCTGGACCGAAGGTCAGGATATTCCCGAGCTGCGCGTCGGCCCCATCAAACAGATGGATCTCGTGCGTTACGCTGGCGCATCGGGTGACTTTAACCCCATTCACAACGACGTTGAGTTTGCCAAATCGGCAGGCCTGCCGGGTACAATTGCGCACGGTATGTATATTATGGCGCTCATGGGCCGGCAGGTGACCAACTGGGCACCCCCTACACAGGTGAAGTTTTTTGGCGTCAAATTCAAGGGCATGAGCCTGCCCGGTGAAACAATGGTATTCACCGGCAAAATCAAGAAGAAGAAAGAAGAAAACGGTGAAAAGCTGCTGATGGTGTCGCTTTCAGCTGCCAATGATAAAGGCGAAGTAAAAGTCAGCGGTGATTTGACCGTAAAAGCAGAATAA
- a CDS encoding STAS domain-containing protein, translated as MDIAFADVGSHKVVRVMGDVDLYNVGDLKRAVFELIDEGEVESLIIDMASVNYIDSSGVGALVAAQKKMKTQGGKFGLLALTEDVLNILKLATLDQFFKIYESEAALP; from the coding sequence ATGGATATAGCATTTGCAGATGTAGGCAGCCACAAAGTGGTTCGGGTGATGGGCGACGTTGACCTCTACAATGTCGGAGACCTTAAGCGTGCAGTCTTTGAACTGATTGACGAAGGTGAAGTCGAGTCGCTCATCATCGACATGGCAAGCGTCAACTACATCGACTCGTCTGGAGTCGGCGCCCTAGTTGCCGCACAAAAGAAAATGAAAACTCAGGGCGGCAAATTCGGTTTGCTCGCCCTCACCGAAGACGTTCTGAATATTCTTAAGCTCGCAACTCTCGACCAGTTCTTTAAGATCTACGAATCTGAAGCGGCGCTTCCGTAA
- a CDS encoding D-alanine--D-alanine ligase family protein produces the protein MKTVALIYGGESGEHDVSCVSAAYLEETITAAGYTTIPIYISRKGEWHRQPRVAKIASDNRHNPSSLLQKDGRVVLRSAEEEVGIDFAFPIVHGTAGEDGALQGFFEVLGLPYAGSGVATSAVCMDKALMRALFAVNKIPQVEYFVIADAESAESEKIHARIESSIGYPVFIKPCNMGSSVGVHKVSGREALAKAIADAARFDDHLLCEQGLPVRELEIAIAGNFPDYLISGVGEIKVNHEFYSYEAKYIDPNGADLFLEAPIEPALREEIQRLAKGAYAAVRGDGFARIDFFLHKETGKLFLNEINTLPGFTPISMFPQLFKAAGVDGPAITRKIIEWGKARCDRLKRLRAASRA, from the coding sequence ATGAAAACTGTTGCCTTAATCTATGGCGGTGAATCGGGCGAACACGATGTGTCGTGCGTCTCAGCCGCATACCTCGAAGAGACGATCACGGCAGCGGGCTACACCACGATACCCATCTACATTTCGCGCAAAGGCGAATGGCATCGCCAGCCGCGCGTTGCCAAAATTGCGTCGGATAACCGGCACAACCCCAGCTCGCTCTTGCAGAAAGACGGCCGGGTTGTTCTGCGATCGGCTGAAGAAGAAGTCGGCATCGACTTTGCTTTCCCGATAGTGCATGGCACGGCGGGCGAAGACGGCGCACTGCAGGGCTTCTTCGAAGTTCTCGGCCTACCCTATGCAGGCTCGGGTGTCGCGACATCTGCGGTCTGTATGGATAAAGCGCTGATGCGTGCGCTCTTTGCAGTCAACAAGATTCCGCAGGTCGAATATTTCGTGATCGCAGACGCCGAGTCTGCCGAAAGCGAAAAGATTCATGCGAGAATTGAATCCTCAATTGGTTACCCGGTATTCATCAAGCCGTGCAACATGGGCAGCTCGGTCGGTGTTCACAAAGTCTCTGGCCGAGAAGCACTCGCCAAAGCGATTGCGGATGCAGCGCGTTTTGACGACCATTTGCTGTGCGAACAGGGTTTACCTGTGCGCGAGCTTGAAATTGCGATTGCGGGCAATTTTCCCGACTACCTGATCTCGGGGGTAGGCGAGATCAAGGTAAATCATGAATTCTATTCATACGAGGCGAAATATATTGACCCGAATGGCGCAGACCTTTTTCTCGAAGCGCCGATAGAACCTGCGCTGCGCGAAGAAATTCAGCGATTGGCAAAGGGTGCGTACGCAGCGGTGCGTGGTGACGGTTTTGCGCGCATCGATTTCTTTCTGCACAAAGAGACCGGCAAACTCTTTCTCAATGAGATCAACACGCTGCCCGGCTTTACCCCGATCAGTATGTTTCCGCAACTTTTTAAAGCGGCGGGTGTTGACGGCCCGGCAATCACACGCAAGATAATCGAATGGGGTAAAGCCCGCTGCGATCGGCTGAAACGCCTGCGTGCAGCCAGCCGTGCCTGA